AGCAGGTTGCGGATGACGCTCAGGTTGCAGAGCAGCACGGCCaggatgagcagcagcagcagcgaggcGTAGAGCAGCGAGTAGGCGGCGCCAGCCTCGGCGGGCTCCAGGCTCATGTGGATGAAGCACCAGGTGCCCGGGCAGTACTGCACGTAGCGGCCGAAGCCCAGCAGCGGCAGGGCGCAGAAGGCGGCGGCGAAGGCGCAGAGGGCCGgcagggccagcagcagcgcCGAGCGGCGGCGGACGAAGCGCTCGTAGAGGTAGGGCTGGCCCAGGGCCAGGCAGCGCTCCAGCGCCATGGCGAAGAGCACCAGCATGGTGGCCAGGCCGAAGAAGCTCATGGCGAAGGCGAAGTAGGGGCAGAGCTGCCCGCCCTCGGCCAGCGCCTCCAGCGAGCGGTTGCGGCCGTAGGAGGCCAGCACCACGGGGCTGACCAGGCAGGTGCCCAGCAGGTCGGTGAGCACCAGGACGGTCACCAGCACGTGGAAGAGGGAGAGCGGCCGGCCGCGCCCCCCCAGCCGGCGCCGGGCCAGCAGCGCCAGCGCCGTCAGGTTGCCCAGCAGCCCGGCCGAGAACATGACGGCGCTGATGGCCGGGCTCTCCTCGGTCTCCAGCAGCTGCTCGCTCCGGCAGTGCGTGATCGAGACGGCCTCGTTCATGGTGCCGCCGCCGCCGGGCCCGGGGCACAACCGCGGCGGGAGGCGAGCGCGGCAGCAGGCGGGAGGCGCGCCGAGCCGGCCCCTCGCCGGGCTCCCCGGGCGCGCCCCGAGCTCCTCCCTCGCCAACAGCTGGAGCTCGGGCCCGCCTCCCCGGGCGCAGCTGCCCGCCGCTCAGGGTCCCTCCCGCGCCAGCCGGGGCagcgcggggcggggggctccgtCCTGCTTTCCCAaccgctggagccccggggccccgCCTTGcgcaccccccccgccccagccgggGAGCCCGGGCACCGCCCGCTGCGCGCTCCTCcctgcccagcacctctgggcagCGGGTGGAGATCAGTCACTGCCCGCGGGGTCCCCCTGCGCGCGGGGAGAGGCTCCGTCCTTCCTCCCAAACAGCCGGAGCCCCCCgcgcccctgccccttccccgagagCACGGGAGTGCGGCCCCGGCCCCCGGCGCCGCTGGAGCTGTGCCCCGGCTCCCTCCCTGGTGGGCTGGGTCTCTGAGCTGGGCGCCGGGAAGGGATCCAGAACCTCCCACCCGCAGCCCCTGGCTCGCCCCACTGCCACCGTGCCCAGCAGCCTGGCTCCAGGCGGAGCCCCAGCCGGAGGGGAAGCTCACCACAGCGCTGCATCCCCCACCGCTAGACACACTGGGGACGGGAGTCCCCACAGGACAGTTGTTACCCTCACGTCGGAGCCCTAGGGATGCTCCAGCGTTTCTTCAAGGCACTTTTCTAAGTGGCCTGGAAAGGGCagagggagagaatgagagagggAGCAAACCCCGAgggcaacccccccccctcccaatacACCTCCCAGGGCAACAGACTGTGGACCTACAGGCGGACAGAAGCACCAACACACAAATGCACATGGAGGAACGCTGCCCCCCCAGGCAGCAGACACCAGGCTGACAGGCAGGACTCATGGGGAGAGGCACTGAGAACAGCCTCATCTTGGTGCCTGCCACAGCTCCTGATCGAGACACTTTGTCTTTCCAAGCCCCATTCACGTTCCCTGAAAGAGATCTGCGCCCATCTGCACCCGCGCATGAGCCATTCAATCCCAGTCCAGCTCTCCCGGTTGCTGATCACCAGCAGCTACCTGGGTTCCCTTCCCAGTGAGTACAGGGCTACAAGGCCACACTCATCCCAGCTATAGCTCACCTGCTTTCACTGCTGACAGCACCCACAAGGCACCTGACAGCCTGAACAAAGAGTTACTGAAACACCCCTGCCCAGTTGCAACTGCTACCCCAGTTTGCAGTAACACCTGCAAACTCTCTAGGCTGGCCATACCAGACATTGGGACCTCTGGATCTGCATAAATGTAGATCCACAGCCCCTCATCTGTCCCCTACCTAGATCACATCCAGCCCACCCCAAAGTAACCTTCTGCACCTGCCCCACCTCgccttcagcaggaagcaaaCTGTGGGCAAGAAACATGGACTAGACAAGAGATTTAGTTGGTTCAAAAAGCAATTCAAATTCAGTCAGATGCTGATCTTTTCCATTTATAAGTAcattcttgagtggaaacagatCAACATTCTCACAGAAAACAGATTCACCGTTGTggcgggttcagtcacagagacccccttgggactgtcacctgctgacactacctctgagcccatcttctttgtcagcttgggacttcagaaccctttCTTGtcgagccagacacgccagccgGCTGCAAACACGGACCCAGGGTCTGacccacgcccccaaagctgcagacttaactgaaaacagctcagcaaatactcctgtctccagcacccagacacccagctcccaatgggatccaaaccccaaataaatacattttactctgtataaagcttaaacTCATAAATTGGCCAACCTCCATAACACTGATgaagagagatgcacagctgtttgctcccccaggtattaatcacttactctgggataattaataaacaaaagtgagtttattaagtataaaaggtaggatttaagtggttgcaagtaataacagacagaacaaagtaagttacgaagcaaaataaagcaaaatactcaagtctaagcctaatacattaagaaactgaacacaggtaaatctcaccctcagagatgttccaataagcttctttcacagactagactccttcctagtgtgggcccagtcctttcccctggtacaaaccttgttagttccagctcaggtggtaactaggggatttctcatgactggcagccccctttgttctgttccacccctttttatatctttggcacaaggcgggaatcctttgtctctctctgggttcccacccctccttctaagtggaaaagcaccaggtttaagatggattccagcatcctgtgacatgttcacatgtcactgtaagactttaTTACCCACTCGCtggcacacacatatacaggaaggctttcaagtaaacagagccatttacaaccagttgtcctagtgaatgggagccatcaagattccaaaccaccattaatggcccgcactttgcataattacaataggccctcagagttatatttcatattcctagtttcagttccaagaatgatacattcatacaaataggatgaccacactcagtaaattataagctttgtaatgataccttacaagaagAGCCCTTttgcacaaagcatattccagttacatcatatccacacttataaacatatttttataaagcatatggagtgcagtGTCACAACTGTCTTACTGCTCTGTGTAAGCACAACAAAACTAAACAGGCAAACTGGATGCTTAGcataaataattataaaaaagCTTTCTATTTTCTAGgaagaaaacaagaaataaagaAACTAGAGCTGATACGTCTGTCAGACATACAGGGCCTGGTTCTGATCTCTTATGGGTATAGATCACGTCACTGAGGTCAGTACAGTTACCCCAGTATGAGTAAATCAGAATGGGAGCCGTAGTTTTTATTGGTGACTGACAGTTTCATTGACCCGTACATGTGCTGTTTCACACATCGAAGCATCTGTGGAGCCTGGTTTTGGTCTCCCTGACCCCAGTTATTCCTTTAActtccaatgtgatatatgccatcatgtgccagcaatgcccctctgccgtgtacattggtcaaactggacagtctctatgtaaaagaataaatggacacaaatcagatgtcaagaataataacattcataaaccagtcggagaacacttcaatctctctggtcacgcgattacagacatgaaagttgcgatattacaacaaaaaaacttcaaaaccagactccagcgagagactgttgaattggaattcatttgcaaattggatacaattaactgaggcttgaatagagactgggagtggctaagtcattatgcaaggtaacctatttccccttgttttttcctacccgcccccccccagacgttcttgtttaaccctggatttgtgctggaaatggcccaccttgattatcatacacattgtaaggagagtgattactttagataagctattaccaacaggagagtggtttgtgtggggggcggtgggggggaaaccctggatttgtgctggaaatggcccaacttgattatcatacacattgtaaggagagtgatcactttagataagctattaccagcaggagagtggggtggggggagagaaaaccttttgtagtggtaaacacccattttttcatggtttgtgtgtataaaaagatcttctgtactttccacagtatgcatccgatgaagtgagctgtagctcacgaaagcttatgctcaaataaattggttagtctctaaggtgccacatggctgttactctgaaaccttccatggAGTGGTTTCTGATTTACAGTGGAGGAAGAGATAGCTGTGTCAGGTCGTGGGATTGTGAGAATATTCACACTGTTGCCCTCTTGGGGGGGAAAAGTAAGACCCTCCATGGCTGTGGTTTTCAGACTAAGTTCAGGAATGTTGAATAACAAACGGGCAGCCTTTGAATTTCAAGGGGCTTCACGTGCCGAAGTTTTGCTAAGTGAATGTTTGGCACGTACAGGTCATCAACACCACTTTCCTCAAGCAGCTGGAAGCATGCCTCCATGGTGATTAAAACACTATCAACTCACATGGCATCTCCACTGGAGCGTGTTAAAAAACGGACCACTTTGGAACTCTTCAGCTCCCAGTGTGATATTTGGTTAAAAGTCCCTCAAAGATTTACTGGCTGAGATCCACCTATAAACCCCAGGCCATTTATATTCCCAAGTACAAATCTTAACGCTCTTCTACATGGGCTCTTAGATGACAAATATGTATGTGGTTACTTCTTTGTATGGAAGGGTCTTCAAAAAACATTCAGCAAACAGCATATAAAAGGTACCgggagcttgtctacacttgaaacccTGCAGGAGTGCAGCTGTAGTGtgggtgtaggtaatccacctccccaggaggcGGTAtctgttgatgggagaattcCTAGAGCTGCCTACAGCAGGGGTTAGGTTGGTGTCACTGCGGCACTCAGGcatctggatttttcacactccttgCGACGTAGTTAAaccgacctaatttcctagtgtagactagaCCTGAGTGCTTCTACTGCAGTTCAAAGGGAGAAAcagcccaattctgatctcacttgacACTGGAGTAAGTCAAGAATAACTCAGATGAAGAGAGGGATATGCTGTGTAAGGACTGTCCCAGACTGGGAACTTACATCGGCATAGTTTTGTCTCTCGGGGGTGTggatttcacacccctgagagtctaacccccagtgcagacagcactagcttatcagaagaattcttccatcaacctagcaacCGCCTCTTGGGTCAAGAAAGTGAAAAGCCTTAGGTCTGGGGGATCATCTCAAATCAGACAATTATCCAGGGGCTGAGAATGCCATGGCATGTGAAGATATTCAAAGATTAATACATTGGAGCTCAATCTTTCGGAGTCTCAGAGCTCTGCGTGGTGCACCCAATGGAAAGAAGGCGATGGGATGCCACCTTTCCGCCATACCCCCTAGTCCTGATCCTGGGAACTGCTCCAGTGCTTTAAGTGTTTATCCAGGGGCGGGGGTGGAGTTGTCAGGCGTAACAGACCTGGCCTAAGCCTAATCAAGACCAGACCTGGCCTAATCAAGCCAGGTCATGGAGGGGCAGCTTACTGTCAGaggggttaagcactggaataaattgcctagggaggttgtagaatctccatctttggggatttttaagagcaggttagacaaacacctgtcagggatggtctagataatacttagtccggccttgagtgcaggggactggactagacctctcaaggtcccttccagtcctacgattctatgaaatacCCCTTGAGACTTTGCAATGACAGTGTGCAACGTACACAGCCTGCAGCAGTTCTAGTCCTCTCCTCCggtggggggtgggagccagCAGTTTAAATCCAATGAGCTGGCAAAGTCCCTGGAACCCAATGCTTTCAGCAGACCATTCTGGTCTTTGCACTATTCCACTGCTAAATTCTTCTGTCTGACTCCCACCCCTCCTTTTTATAaactcctcccccttctcttGAGTTCCCAGTGACTGGATGTGTCCTGCCTGGCTGCTTGCCCACAATGGAAATCAGTTAGTTGTCTGGCAAGTCTGCAAGCGCAGAGtaccccaaaacaaaaccaagaactGTGTGTCCTCTCCACTGTTCACTTATTTACACCACTAACTTCTGCAAAGTAAGCATGTGGGTTACACGTGTTCCCCAGTAACTGCCTTCATTGGAGACCAATTAGGAGGTTCAATTTTGGATCCCCTATTCCTTAGCATTGTTAGCATGTCTGGTCTAATAATTACGTTTGAGGCAGTGTCCGCTATTCCTGTGCATTTCACAGATCCTAGTATACACTCAATAGCCAAGTGGCCATTATTGTTGTTTAATtgttgggttaagtttagaggcgagagcaacaagggtgatgttgtggtgggcttgtgctgtagaccaccggatcagaaggatgaggtagacgaggctttcttcagacaactaactgaagtttccagatcacaggccctggttctcatgggggacttcagtcaccctgacatctgctgggagagcaatacagcaatgcacagacaatctgggaagtttttggagagtgttggggacaacttcctggtgcaagtgctggaggaaccaactaggggctgtgctcctcttgacctgctgcttacaaacagggaagaattggtaggggaagtaaaagtgggtgacaacctaggcagcagtgaccatgagatggctgagttcaggatcctgacaaaaggaagaaaggagagtagcaaaatacagatcctggacttcagaaaagcagactaagacacccttagggaactgatgggcaggatccccgggaggctaatatgagggggaaaggagtccaggagagctggctgtattttaaagaagccttattgagggcgcaggaaaaaccatcccaaagtgcagaaagaatagcaaatatggcaggcgaccagcttggcttaacagtgaaatctttgatGAATTTAAACTCAGAAAGGAAGCttgcaagaagtggaaatttggacagatgactagggaggagtataaaaatattgctagagcgtGCAGGGGTGTCattaggaaggccaaggcacaattggagatgcagctagcaagggatgtgaagggtaacaagaagggtttctacaggtatgttaggaacaagaagaaggtcagggaaagtgtgggacccttactgaatgggggaggcaacatagtgacagatgatgtggaaaaagctgaagtactcaatgctttttttgccttggtcctcatagacaaggtcagctcccagactgctgcacggggcaacacagtatggggaggaggtgaacagccctcagtggggaaagaacaggttaaggactatttagaaaaattgAACATGCAggagtccatgggtccagatctaatgcatccaagggtgctgagggagttggctgatgtgattgcagaaccattggccattatctctgaaaattcgtggagatcgggggaggtcccggacgattggaaaaaggcaaatatagtgcccatattttaaaaagggaacaaagagaacccagggagctacagactggtcagcctcacttcagtccccggcaaaatcatggagcaggttctcaaggaatccattttgaagcacttggaggagaggaaagtgatcaggaacagtcaatatggattcaccaagggcaagtcatgcctgaccaacctgattgccatctatgatgagataactggctctgtggatatggggaaagcggtggatgtgatatattttgactttagcaaagcttttgatacagtctccctcAGTAATCTTGAcagaagttaaagaagtatggattggatgaatggactataaggtggatagaaagctggctagatcgtcaggctcaacgggtagtgatcaaaggctccatgtctagttggcagccagtatcaggCGGAGTGtaccaggggtcggtcctggggccggttttgttcaacatcttcattaatgatctggacgatgggatgaattgcacccacagcaagtttgcagatgacactaagctggggggagaggtagatacgctggagggtagggatagggtccagagtgacctagacaaattggaggattgggccaaaagaaatctgatgaggttcaacaaggacaagtgcagagtcctgcacttaggacggaaggatcccatgcaccgctgcaggctggggaccgactggctaagtggcagatctgcagagaaggacctagggattacagtggacgagaagctggatatgagtcagcagtgtgcccttgttgccaagaaggccaacggcatattgggctgcattagtaggagcattgccagcagatggagggaagtgattattcccctctattcggcactggtgaggccacacctggagtactgcatccagttttcgTCCCACCACAACAGAaaggaggtggacaaattggagagagtccagcggagggcaatgaaaatgatcatggggctggggcacatgacttacgaggagagggtgagtgaactggggttatttagtctgcagaagagaagagtgaggggggatttgatagcaaccttcaactacctgaaaactACCTACGAAGCTCCTCTGCCatggaaccttcagcagaggatggccaagtacctccaggaaactttcttggagatctctctggaggattcccatgagATCTCGGCGTGCATCAAAAACCCTGTTCTGCCATACTGATTAGCTACATAGGGAAATGTCCAGCTCAAAGGAACACCACCAGCCTCCCACATTTCTATGCCCTGAACCCACCTACGCactacacaagccacagccaCTTACGAGGAGTctcatctcctgcttcttgctcgctgggagagcaactgctgagacgggctagacacctctggagtgTAGAACcattcctggctgcctgccccactgggcGACCCCACAGGGAGCCGCACATCCtcatctaactccacctcttcatcaataaaCTTCGTCCTCcgggttaggtcctctttccgCCACCTCCAAGCTTCCATGCGGCTCTTGGCGATGGAGATGGGATCGCCATTGAGGATAGCATCCAGCTCCTTTATAGAACCAGCAGGTCTTAGGTGAAGCACCTGAGTGACGGTTTGCCTCCCTCGCCTTATGGTATGCCAGCCTCAGCTTctttatcttcgctctgcactgcagcGTGTCCCGATCATAGCGCTTTTCGCACAAGCCTCCAGAAATCTGCCCATAAGTATCCCAATTCCTACGGCTCAAgcgcagcctcctctccccatatactgatcgGATCCAGCAGCTCTGCACTGGTCCAAGCGGGAGAGCGTTTGGTGTGATAACCCGCCATGGTCACCTAGGAAGATGCGACGAGACCTCtccatgctgagcaaacaggaaatggaatttcaaaaatcccTGGGAATTctaaggggcgggggggatggttgtttacctggctgcagggcagaggagttcaaactgctgaccagagcgatcaggatgggcattgtgggacacctcctggaggccaattaaagccGATGAAATGAAGTGTGGTGTTTAGACTtgcacttttttggcaaaaatgtagaggaaaaagaCGTAAATCTCTTGTGAGGGTGGATGTATTTTGTCACCAAACGTGGGCATTTTCCCCCACAAAATTGCCTCACACGTACTGTTTGAGTCAACAAACGgcagttttggtgacaaaacgtggtagtgtagacaaggccttacacaGTACCAGCATTTAACTGAACTGCTTCCCTTAATTTTTGCATAATTGCCAATTCCCCTCATGCCATAACCCAAATGTACCTGTTTTTCTAATTGTTCAAAACTGTCAGGACCCAGATTAGAACCCCCTTTTCCATCATTCATGTTAGACCCAGAGCTGTACTTACAGGGCTCATGGTGGTTGGCTTCCATCTTCCTCACTAGCAGCTGCTTCCTCTTCTGGGGCTCGGctgcaaagaaagtttcaagCTCAGTGGCAAATTCCAAAGCCTCTCTGCATGTCTTTGGCCTCCTCTTGCTGCTCTTGATCTGCAAGTCCCAGTCCAGCTGTGAGTCTAAGAACTGCTCCACTGCTAATTTATCCTGAAGCCCTCAGTGGTATCAGGGTCTTAGGAACACAAGTATCAATAGATCCTCTACCAGGTCAGGTGGGGTTTCTTCTTCCCTCTCCTTCTAGCTCTTAGCTGATCCCTGGCCAGCTCAGTTTGACAGCTAGCTCTAAACCACGTCAAGAGTTCGTCCCAGATCTGGATAACCCAGTCTCTTCTCTGGGGATAAATTCTATGCCACCCATAGGCACTGATtccatgagtgctccagggctgcacccactggcagctccccaccccagctcaccttcgcctgctcccctgagcgcgccgcgttcccacttctcctcccagcgcttgccgccacgaaacagctgttttgcggcataaCAAACTGTGGGAGGGAGGCGGGAGGAGTGGGAACGCTGCGTGTTCAGGGGGGAGGCGGGgccaggatttggggaaggggtccaatggggggggggtgtcgagCACACACCGAcgccaggagaagttggtgccTACGATGCCACCATCAGAGCTGGTCCAACCAAGTTGGCTGCTCAAAATCCCCCTTTCTGTCCATCTTCATAGTCATTCATCTGGGGGCTATGTCGTTGAACTGAGTCAAATAAGCTTCCTAGGAAAAATTTCCCTCAAAGATAGTGAGCCTTTTGCAATATTTGCAGTCCAACCTCTCGCCTCTGGGTGTCTGTGGTTTAAAATAGGGTAGAAAAATGTTGTGAAAGTCCTGTCTGGCCCAAATTGTCTGGCTAGCTCTGTTTCTCATGCAGGAGACTGAATTCCATGGTAGTCTGCACCCCTTTGATTTCCTTCTGCAGCTGATCTTTTCAGTCCTTGCTGCTGCTTATGTGTTAGCAAGCTCCAAGTTGGCCAGAGCTTTCCTGGTCTCCCCTATTCCCTGGAAGGTCTTCTGGTCCATGCCACTCAGGTTGCTGGTCACCTCACTGACCGTCTTGCCAATCCAGACTGGGAGTTTTGGAGGTGGGGTTTCCCAGTTTGCCCAAACGCTTTGTAGTTGCTGCCCCAACAAAGATTTTATCTGTGACTGCAAGTTAGCACTCAGTGCTTTCTG
The nucleotide sequence above comes from Caretta caretta isolate rCarCar2 chromosome 6, rCarCar1.hap1, whole genome shotgun sequence. Encoded proteins:
- the PTGER2 gene encoding prostaglandin E2 receptor EP2 subtype → MNEAVSITHCRSEQLLETEESPAISAVMFSAGLLGNLTALALLARRRLGGRGRPLSLFHVLVTVLVLTDLLGTCLVSPVVLASYGRNRSLEALAEGGQLCPYFAFAMSFFGLATMLVLFAMALERCLALGQPYLYERFVRRRSALLLALPALCAFAAAFCALPLLGFGRYVQYCPGTWCFIHMSLEPAEAGAAYSLLYASLLLLLILAVLLCNLSVIRNLLGMHRRGQTSRRLASLEQPAGRRRLSMSEEVDHLILLAIMTITFIVCSLPFTIRAYMNMFMQNEDYKKDLLALRFLAINPIIDPWVFVILRPSVLRVIRSVLCCQMSLKTQDNMQTTPAAESKSNKQIDLCGQ